CTTCTGTCCGCATTCCCAGTACCACCCTCTCCAAACCTACCCTCTGCACCTCTCGATCCCGGGTGAAAGAGGGGTTGAAGTCACATCATCTCGCACCAGCAGGCGTGCAGCAGTTCGGCCAGCGCGCCAACCGTGAAGGCCAGGATGAAGGAGCCGATCAGGGCACGGACGGTGGCGAGCAGCTGGCGGGTGTTTCGGCGTCGGCTGCCGTCCAAGGCCAGTGGCTCGGGTAGCTCGAGGTGGAAGACGGCGACGCGGCGCCCGCGTACCCAGCAGCGATAGACGCCGCTATCGGAGGCGCGCACGCTGACGATGCGGTAGACCCCGCCGCCCGTGGCGTCGTCCAGGCGATGGCGGCTGCCCTTGCAGGGGTGCAGAAGCGCATGCCGGGTGAGCGGAGCGGCGTCACGTTGCCAGGAGACGGGCGTGTACACGGAAGCGCCCGGGCAGGTCATGCGTGCCTCCTCGTGCGGCTCCAGCAGCATCGTTTCCAGGAGCAACGTGCGGGGCTCCAGCCAATCGAGGGAGGCGGGGGAGGAGGAGCGGGTGTCCGTCGGCCCAGGTAAGCCCAGGCTCCGGTCCCCAGCGCATGCACGCCGGCAGGCCTCATAGCGGAGCTCCGGGCCGCGCCGGGGCAGTGCCTCGCCGAGCCGCAGTTGCATGAGTCCGCATGGCAGGGCTTCTGCTTCTTCCTCTaattcttcttcatcttcatCGCCCACTCCTACTAGCAGCGCGTAACAGAAGCCGAGCCGCTTGCGCTCGCCGGCGGCCCCGCAGCGGTCGCAGTCCTGCCAGGGCGCCCAGTGGGTATGCAGGTGGAGGGTGGCGAGGCCGGGCGCCAGCTGCACGCTCTGGTTGCCCAGCGGAGCCTGGCCCAGCGCCCGGTGCGAAACGTGCAGCAGCGCCGAGTCCTGCACGTCAACATGGTAGGCGGCCAGGGTGGCGGCACCCGCCTTGCACAGGTAGAGTCCCGAGTCAGAGGGCCAGGCCCGCGACAGCAACAGCACGCCTCCGCGCATCGTGGCTCGGCTGCCCAGTTTGCCCAGCGGGCCCCGCACGGTGCGCAGGCCGCGCGGCCCGGCGATGGTATACGGCTGTGATCCCGACGACCGATTCAAATTGAGGTACTGCCAGTGTAACGTGCCCTCCTCGGCTTCCGACGCCCCCGGGCAGGGCAGGCTCAGCGGGTTGTGCGAAAGGAAGGCCAGGGAGCAGGGCGCGCTCCGGCTGCCGGGGCCCCAGTCCCAGTCGCCCCCCGGCCCCGGGCACTCGGCCACGCCGCCGTTCCGTTCCAGCAGGTGTGGCAGGCCACCGAACAGCGCCAGCATTGCCAGCGACAGCAACAGCGGAGCATGGCCGTACATCGGGGAGGAGGGTGCGCGGACTGGGGCAGCCTTGATCACTCAGAGGTGTCCGGTGACGTCACGACAGTAGGGCCTGGACACTGTGACGTCATCAATCGTCTGGGTTGACCCTTCCGGGTTGCTCTCATTCTGATTCGGCAACGGGGCAGTGACCTTTCAACGGGTGTGGCGGGAGTTGCATTGTGACTCTTGGTGACGTCAACGGTGTGGGTGCACACCAATATGTGGCAGCACAGGCGCCCGGATGTGGCAAAAACAATGCACTCAACATCTGCAAATCAAAGGAAACGATTATGGACTGCAGGgaggagttgggagaacacacaccagttgtcATGGAGGTggtctgggggggtggggggtgttgataTGCAAGGGCGAGCGGTGTCAGGTACCTGGGTGCCAATACCACAGACGATTTAGCCTGagatcatgaagaaggcacaccagcagatGTTCTTTattagtttgaggagattcagaaTGCCATTAATAATCTCTGGCATAATTTATTCATCTTTTGAAGTTTACAGTATTGTTACTGCTGTTGCAAGATATGACATTTGATGACATCCTATTCTGATACTGAAGATGACACATGGAATCCTTGCCTGCAACAACTTGGGCACAAAATAATTAAGACAATTGGTTATGACCCAACACTTGGTCAAGCCACAGCtcgaatactgtgtgcagttctggtcacctcactgtaggaaggatttgACTTAGTAAATCCCTGGATCACAGCACTCCAGTGATGAAGAGTTgagagcagaggaggctgagggtgacctgatacaggtgtacaccagtatgttgggggagggggtgtcTACAGCAAAGATGTCTAAAATTGATGGGTATCTGTTTAGGAAGAGGGGCTAAAGAGGGTTCAGAAGGGCCATTATTTTGCCCCAGAGGATGGTATTAGAGTGGTTGGTTGAGACAATGACTTTCACAACACTGACAAAAGTATTCTGATGAGTATGTGAATGGTTAAGACATACAGAAtgtgaatcaagtttattatctctGACTTAAGTTGTGAAATATTTCAATTTgtgacagtacagtgcaagacaaattACGACAAGTTGTAAAAATTAATAGTTCATAAAAGggatagtaaggtagtgttcagtctgtttggaaatctgatggtggagaagaagaagctgttcctcaatcaTCGATTGGcaatcttcaggctcctttacctccttcccgatgatagtaatgagaagagggcatgtcccagatggtgagcgTTTTTAATGGGGCATTGCTAGCTAGTATtggagctgtgcctggccacgtAGTCTTGTGTAGaggagtgggctaagcacgcatccttgattGTTCACAGGGAGGTGTCCCGATGAGAATGTCAGATCCAGAAGCCCGAGTTTAGATTAATACTGAGTGGATGTTGGTGTTGATTGCTGAACTGTAACCAATGAACAGCAGTTTGGCATAGGTATTGCGGTTGTCCAGACCAAGAGGAGAAccagtgagactgcatctgctgtagatctgttGTGGCAATAgacaaactgcagtgggtccaggtccttgctcaggcaggaattAATTCTAATTATGagcaatctctcaaagcacttaatcacagtagatgtgaatgctaccAGATGATAGTTGCAAGGCAGCTTGCCctgctcttgggcactggtacgatGGTCGCCCTTCTGAAGCAGGTGGACTGAAGATCCCTCATTGCTGCAGTCAGTGGGTCAGCAGGGACCCACACAGCTCTGGAAGAGCACGATCTCAGTCACAGAACAGTCCAGTACGCAGGTACTCGTCTATACCAGAACTGGTGGTCGGAGTCCCAGGCGATCAGCTCTGTCAGAAGAACCAAGCTTCCGGGGGTTTCCCTGCATGCTTCTGCCCACCTACACCCACACTCCctccaccccacatcctcacagCCCAGCCCACAAGATCCACAGATCACCAGCTGATAAAAATCCTCTCTTTATTTTTACCAATTCTACAATGGATCAGGAAAGCCTCTTACTGTAAAAAAAACTAACATGAAATAAAATATATCTTCAATATACGCAAGCCATCTCCAGCGTCCAGTCACTGATTCGACAGGCtccagggttgggggggggggggggtatccctGATACAAATGAAGGCTCTAAATCTTATCCCCCTATCACCCACAccctcaacacacacacaaggaTTAAAGATAATTCTCCTCAGTTtggagaaagctacactgggggaacatgtcactctcactctctctctctctctctctctctctctcacacacaccccttcaGTGGGgaatgcagacatcccaccctgcaaaaactcatttcagggaggtagcacccccccccccccaatcagtcGACCTCCAAGGGGGTATGTAATACTTTGcgtagtgattttgtctaatctgtaaaccaagttgggtatatgcagaaaatgtgacattaaaatatgtacttatgtTATCATGGTGTTGTTTttatttattctattacaactttaagcaagtccacagggagtttggcctcatcacgtaggacatcgaTAGAGTAGCTCCTCAGCAGcgagccagctagtttaaatactgttagctatgctaatgaacgaataacacctgttaaactcacctcaacatgtcttttacagtcatttaacccatcataggcaatagaaaagtcactgttgcaaacagtgcagcgagcaacactgtcattatttttgaggtcgactgtaaagcccacccacagagaaaactgataggtctacttagcacgaagagagaccaatcaggatgctccctctcgtTCTTGCTCtcgctcttcctctccctctcaaaaaaattgatttccgagatattgtatataatttgtgggcatcagggagccgctatcaatatgcggaaGACTCCCGGAACCTCCGGGAGAAGTGGGATGTCTGGGTGTGGATCTCTCCCACTCATTAAAACACACATACGTATAACACCAACACCATACATATAACCTGAGCCGGTTCCCCTGAAGCCTACAGGCACAGAAGCCCTTTACAGCTCTGTCCTATGACCCTGCCCCAATCCGCACATTAGCAACTTCACCTGTTGCGGGATTCCATCCCTGCTGACTGCGTTTGTGGGCCTGGGGAGATACACACACAGCCTCATTATAAGCCCCCCACACTGCGACGGATCAGTTGATCAGAGGACAGAGGAAGCCTCCAGCACAAGGATCAGTGCCCTAGAACTGTCCCACCCTCTCCTGGGACACTGGAGAATGCACGGGATCACAACACACCCATCGCCATCTCAGTTACAATCTCACCCTCAGAGGAACCAGCGGTAGATCTGTACATTAAAAACAATTAGGTTTTTCTCTTtcaaaaagttttttaaaaatttacaaaGTAAACCATTAGTAATCTCACTGTGCTGTACAAGTGTTTGCGATTAAACATGGGCACAGAAGTTTCCATAATGTCCTGGTCCAGAAGCTGTTGACGTACAGATGATATCTCAGATGATATCACTGGGATTTGAGAATGGCCTCCAGCAATTAAATCCTCGGAATATTGTTCCAGCGCTCTGGAGTTTCCTGGGTCGTGCCTCACCCAGAGTGCGTCTAACATCACATAGAATCCTCCGGGAGGGAAGGAAGGCAGGATGGCACAGTGGGTAGAGCCACAGCCTCACGTGTCCAGAGATCTGGGTTAGATGCCAGCTTCCGGCACTGCCCGTGTGTGAGCAGTTATAAAAGGGgtagggaggagggggagagagaaaaagctAAGGACAGAAgttggtgaaggagaggagaggtgggagtgggtggaaaaggggaaaggaagaCTGAGAAATTCAGTGGGGATGTGAGGAAAAGACgaaagagaaggggagagggaaaaaCGGTGAATAAGAGAGAGGGAAATAGACTGGGAAAGTGGGAGTGAGAGCTAggaataaaaagaggggaaacaggagagaggagggggatggaaaaggagaaagtggaaaggggagagaaaggaaCGAGGGAGCAGGGGGAAGGCAAATCTGGCTTGAGAAAATATCCAGTGGATCCTGATAGACTCCGGTTTGAGGAAAGTGAAACGGATTCTTGGCAAGTACCCTCGCAGGAATTAGCAGTCGGGATGTTGCTGGTGACAGAAAGGACAGGTGTGGATGGGATCCTGCTGTATATAAAAACATTGGAATCGAACGGAGCTGCCTGAAGCTTTAACTTGGGTTGGTCCGCTTGATCTCACCCGTCCGCTTGCTAAACCACCAAACTCTCCCGGCTGACTGCGTCATTCTGTAAACAAGCGAGGAGGAACGTTAAGCGTGGCAGGTAACAAATAAACTGCCCCTACACCTCGCTCACCATCAACTCTCCATTTCTCCTCCCTCCTGTAGAGAGATAACAAGCCATTTGGCCTGAGTCCCTGCTGTCCCTCACATACCCATCGACATTTCCTGTTTCATTCATCCTTGCATTCCTGTCAATTTCACCCGTCACCCCCAGGGTCTACTCCTCACCTGCACACACtgcaggtgggggagggtgtttgaACTCACAGAGGATGATTCCACCTGTCATTTTTGGGGGACACAGGAGGAAACTGCAGAACCCAGGAGAAACCCACTGGGTCCCAGGAGAAGATGCAATTTCCACACACATATTCAGTGCCAGAGGTTGGGATCAAGGCGAGAAGGAATGTGTGGCCTAAGAAAATGTGCCAGTGTCCCAGACCACGATATGAGCTATGCTCCAGCGTTAATCCCATCAGTAATGCTGACCCCCTACCGTGTCCAAaatcccaaccccattctcaaaCCCACAATCTCCTTTCTACTCCCATCTCTCACCTTCTAACCCCACTACCTTCAGCCACAAACCTAAATTCAAAAACCCAATGCTATTACTTCCTCAACCCAACTCCATTTCCATCACCTTTGCCAGTACCAATCCCAACACCACCCTATTCCCAACTCCAACATCCAAACACAACAACA
This sequence is a window from Hemitrygon akajei chromosome 1, sHemAka1.3, whole genome shotgun sequence. Protein-coding genes within it:
- the LOC140738021 gene encoding protein FAM187B-like, whose protein sequence is MYGHAPLLLSLAMLALFGGLPHLLERNGGVAECPGPGGDWDWGPGSRSAPCSLAFLSHNPLSLPCPGASEAEEGTLHWQYLNLNRSSGSQPYTIAGPRGLRTVRGPLGKLGSRATMRGGVLLLSRAWPSDSGLYLCKAGAATLAAYHVDVQDSALLHVSHRALGQAPLGNQSVQLAPGLATLHLHTHWAPWQDCDRCGAAGERKRLGFCYALLVGVGDEDEEELEEEAEALPCGLMQLRLGEALPRRGPELRYEACRRACAGDRSLGLPGPTDTRSSSPASLDWLEPRTLLLETMLLEPHEEARMTCPGASVYTPVSWQRDAAPLTRHALLHPCKGSRHRLDDATGGGVYRIVSVRASDSGVYRCWVRGRRVAVFHLELPEPLALDGSRRRNTRQLLATVRALIGSFILAFTVGALAELLHACWCEMM